A region from the Stygiolobus caldivivus genome encodes:
- a CDS encoding adenylate kinase family protein, whose product MIIVVSGTPGVGKSTVANALAKKLNIKLIHLSSFLIQNKAYSEFDEKRETYIIDEEKTELLVNQLLLKEKDLVIETIYPALVTRADKVIVLRRNPLILYEELKKRGWNELKVAENVEAEILGIVSREASESFSKVCEIDTSNKSLDEILDKIEKEMCEKIDWLGDEKVQLLLFELDKVISKNEDYETSE is encoded by the coding sequence TTGATCATAGTAGTTTCAGGTACACCGGGTGTAGGTAAATCCACAGTAGCTAACGCCCTCGCCAAAAAACTTAATATTAAGTTAATCCACCTTTCTTCTTTTTTAATCCAAAATAAAGCGTATTCTGAATTCGATGAGAAAAGAGAGACCTACATTATTGATGAAGAGAAAACAGAACTGCTTGTGAACCAACTTCTCCTGAAAGAAAAAGATTTAGTAATAGAGACAATTTATCCAGCCTTGGTTACTAGGGCTGACAAAGTTATAGTCCTTCGTAGGAACCCATTAATACTCTACGAAGAGCTCAAAAAAAGGGGTTGGAACGAGTTAAAAGTAGCTGAAAACGTTGAGGCTGAAATATTAGGTATTGTAAGTAGAGAGGCTAGTGAAAGTTTTAGCAAAGTATGTGAGATAGACACTTCTAATAAAAGTTTGGACGAAATTCTTGATAAAATTGAAAAAGAAATGTGTGAGAAAATCGACTGGTTAGGAGATGAAAAAGTACAGTTATTACTCTTTGA
- a CDS encoding rhomboid family intramembrane serine protease: MDGKLSLPATITIMILVGIGYAIGQILYFLNPFYLVFLIQYNELIIEYHFYWELVTSILVTPSVIDFSFNEIALYLIYYLFRSKEGKIELLIFFLTGIFGNILYLLIYPNGLPSAGASGGIFGILAFYALYEFMKEREKGGIILLVAALLLSDFFPFLQVNILAHIGGTLSGLLLSLLLFKLRHEQRSIT; the protein is encoded by the coding sequence ATGGATGGAAAGCTCTCCCTACCAGCTACAATAACAATAATGATCTTGGTAGGTATTGGATACGCTATAGGGCAAATACTGTATTTCCTGAACCCTTTCTATCTGGTCTTTCTTATCCAATATAACGAACTAATAATAGAATACCACTTTTACTGGGAACTAGTCACCTCAATTTTGGTAACACCAAGTGTAATAGATTTCTCGTTTAATGAAATAGCGCTATATCTAATCTACTACCTCTTTAGGTCTAAAGAAGGGAAAATAGAATTACTGATATTCTTCCTAACCGGTATATTTGGAAACATCTTATACCTACTAATATACCCTAATGGCTTACCTTCGGCTGGAGCATCAGGGGGGATATTTGGAATACTAGCTTTCTATGCACTTTATGAGTTCATGAAAGAAAGAGAAAAAGGAGGAATTATCCTCTTAGTTGCAGCACTATTATTAAGCGACTTCTTCCCTTTTCTTCAAGTTAATATACTAGCGCATATAGGGGGCACGCTCTCAGGGTTATTACTTTCTCTATTACTTTTTAAACTGAGACATGAACAAAGATCTATTACGTGA
- a CDS encoding peptidase M50, which yields MSFINDLELRFRDLNEALSFVLAILSLAVAFLSLNPLYFGISVLTATTAIVPHEIAHRQSARSYGCNSRFVLSFKGFTVTLLVNLLSSILHIGILIFVSGFTAIFCRFGYMGQELEGKTAFFGPLTNLIIAFLALISLGFIHNDSIVETILSQIFAFNAYVAFFNLIPIPPLDGFKVFRWNKTVWIAGVLISFVLTFLFV from the coding sequence TTGAGCTTTATTAACGATCTTGAACTGAGATTTAGAGACCTAAATGAAGCACTATCTTTCGTCTTAGCTATTCTCTCCCTAGCTGTAGCATTTCTCTCACTGAACCCCTTATATTTCGGTATCTCGGTTCTGACAGCGACAACTGCAATAGTCCCACATGAGATAGCACACAGACAGAGTGCACGTAGTTATGGCTGTAACTCAAGGTTCGTATTAAGTTTTAAGGGATTTACTGTAACGCTACTTGTAAACTTGTTGAGCAGTATCCTTCATATAGGAATCCTGATCTTCGTATCAGGTTTCACCGCGATATTTTGCAGGTTTGGGTATATGGGCCAAGAACTTGAAGGAAAAACAGCCTTTTTCGGACCGCTAACAAATTTGATAATAGCCTTTTTAGCTTTAATAAGCCTCGGTTTTATACATAATGATTCGATAGTTGAAACTATTCTATCCCAGATATTTGCTTTTAACGCTTACGTAGCGTTCTTTAACTTAATCCCAATACCACCCCTAGACGGTTTTAAAGTATTTAGGTGGAACAAGACCGTATGGATAGCTGGAGTGCTGATATCGTTCGTGTTGACGTTCTTGTTCGTGTAA
- a CDS encoding thiamine-phosphate synthase family protein: MVKTPLSLITDELTPTIRMLLAKKLREYGMSQSKISGLLGVTQPAVKQYLDEDESKGIEKLNEMGISSEEVASLLNTLVDLLTNNDVKGAMYYLTDFGLKELSELKLCKYHKEKDKYIPQDCEICKNLYRTKEEDQMEIALSMVQNTLVTPLIPEVLSNLAYARQNAKSENDIIAVAGRITKVMGLPTPASRPMWGASKHLSKILLNVMIRNSEIRSVMNIKFDDKVDKAIKKMGLKVAYIGPKDSIVSDDEIVNDILRVYSPELDCVVHLGGKGIEANTYVFGKDPIEVVKKVIEIGRAYREITEN, encoded by the coding sequence GTGGTCAAAACACCATTATCATTGATCACTGACGAGCTCACTCCTACAATTAGGATGTTACTAGCTAAAAAACTTAGAGAATATGGTATGAGCCAGAGCAAAATATCGGGACTATTAGGTGTTACCCAACCCGCTGTAAAACAGTACTTGGATGAAGATGAAAGTAAAGGGATTGAAAAGCTAAACGAAATGGGGATCTCTAGCGAAGAAGTCGCGTCTTTATTGAATACTCTCGTAGACCTCTTAACTAATAACGATGTAAAAGGAGCTATGTATTACCTGACCGATTTCGGCTTAAAGGAACTAAGTGAACTAAAACTTTGCAAATATCATAAAGAGAAGGATAAGTATATACCTCAAGACTGTGAAATTTGTAAAAACCTATATAGGACAAAAGAAGAAGACCAGATGGAAATAGCATTATCTATGGTTCAGAATACACTCGTGACACCCCTTATACCTGAAGTCTTGAGTAACTTGGCTTACGCTAGGCAAAACGCGAAAAGTGAGAACGATATTATTGCCGTAGCAGGGAGGATAACTAAAGTGATGGGCTTACCTACTCCTGCTTCTAGACCTATGTGGGGGGCAAGCAAGCACTTGTCTAAAATCTTACTAAATGTGATGATAAGGAACAGTGAGATTAGGTCGGTGATGAATATAAAATTCGATGATAAGGTAGACAAAGCAATAAAAAAAATGGGTTTAAAAGTAGCTTACATAGGACCTAAAGACTCAATAGTTTCTGACGACGAAATCGTCAACGACATATTGAGAGTTTATAGCCCAGAACTTGACTGTGTGGTACACCTGGGCGGAAAGGGAATAGAGGCAAACACTTATGTATTCGGGAAAGACCCAATAGAGGTAGTAAAAAAAGTTATAGAAATTGGAAGAGCTTACAGGGAGATAACCGAAAATTAA
- a CDS encoding DNA double-strand break repair nuclease NurA, producing MINDNGVLTTVITLPGIQNKQYSFKAIDGSFHELKTREGDSGYITLGIVKGKILDSAFVIDEINYDEAICVKCSPEEAMREMEYEEARKSRNEVDIILMDRKLSYDNLDVPDNVIAIVKDPSVVNVNVDKEEPWLIEAYSKGKIRGAYFKLVNISWVFLVETPSNLPWSEILYILYVLGTEPIPEALGYNYPLYLADKVAKYYRDKGSRILNFLNKNPSYRAFRSLMERNRRG from the coding sequence GTGATCAATGATAATGGTGTTTTGACCACGGTTATCACATTACCAGGAATACAAAATAAACAGTATAGTTTTAAAGCAATAGATGGTAGTTTCCACGAGCTAAAGACTAGAGAAGGTGATTCAGGTTATATAACGCTTGGAATAGTAAAAGGAAAAATACTAGACTCAGCGTTTGTCATAGACGAAATAAACTACGATGAAGCTATCTGCGTGAAATGTAGCCCTGAGGAAGCAATGAGGGAAATGGAGTACGAAGAAGCCAGAAAGAGCAGGAACGAAGTCGATATTATACTCATGGACAGGAAGTTAAGTTATGACAACCTAGACGTACCGGATAACGTCATTGCGATAGTAAAAGACCCCTCAGTAGTAAATGTCAATGTAGATAAAGAAGAACCTTGGTTGATAGAAGCTTATAGTAAGGGTAAGATCAGGGGCGCTTATTTCAAACTTGTCAATATCTCGTGGGTTTTTCTGGTAGAGACTCCTAGTAACTTACCGTGGAGTGAAATATTATATATCCTTTATGTGCTCGGGACGGAACCCATACCTGAAGCGTTAGGATATAATTATCCCCTATATCTTGCTGATAAAGTTGCTAAGTATTACCGAGATAAAGGAAGTAGAATATTAAACTTTTTGAACAAAAACCCTAGTTATAGGGCTTTTCGCAGCCTAATGGAAAGGAATAGAAGGGGGTAG